In one Hymenobacter sp. DG25B genomic region, the following are encoded:
- a CDS encoding sugar MFS transporter, translated as MAAPISTPTPALTSAAPVRSYALPMAAMTSLFFLFGAVTNFNDVLMPYLKDVCQLTDLQSSLVQSAFFGAYFLMSLPAGYVLKKLGYQRGIVLGLLVMAVGALLFVPAANSRTFGMFLLGLSVLGAGVTLLQVAANPYVSILGPASRAASRVSIVGVANNFGGTLSPLLGGILLFGGSAALKARLAAMPVAARLAEESTLVKGPYIGLAIFLAILAGVFFMLKLPELETFTDEEADTAATARGSALHYPHLVLGVVAIFLYVGVEVGLGSFLIRYGESQGIQQLSGFTQALVRGLNVAVNFIAVLLGQSPAPIDTTVGFTKAVGAVLVASYWFGSLVGRVVGIPLLARLNDRKALAFVCAVGVLAVLASVFTFGEAALWLIVLCGLMNSIMWPVIFPLAIKGLGPLTKQGSSYLIMAIVGGAIVPLLMGWVATHGGGLRVAFLIPALCYAYLLFYSLRGYRVR; from the coding sequence ATGGCTGCCCCCATCTCTACTCCCACGCCCGCTCTTACCAGCGCTGCCCCGGTCCGCTCCTACGCGCTGCCCATGGCGGCCATGACCTCGCTTTTCTTCCTGTTTGGGGCCGTCACGAACTTCAACGACGTGCTGATGCCCTACCTGAAGGACGTGTGCCAGCTCACCGATTTGCAGTCCTCACTGGTGCAATCAGCCTTTTTTGGGGCGTATTTCCTGATGTCGCTGCCGGCTGGCTATGTCCTGAAAAAACTGGGCTACCAGCGCGGTATTGTGCTGGGCCTGCTGGTAATGGCCGTTGGGGCGCTGCTGTTTGTGCCGGCGGCTAACTCGCGCACTTTTGGCATGTTTCTGCTAGGCCTGAGCGTACTGGGCGCGGGCGTTACGCTGCTGCAGGTGGCGGCCAACCCCTATGTTTCTATTCTGGGTCCGGCCAGCCGGGCCGCCAGCCGCGTGAGCATTGTGGGTGTAGCCAACAACTTTGGCGGCACTCTTTCCCCGCTGCTGGGGGGCATTCTGCTGTTCGGTGGCTCGGCGGCGCTGAAGGCCCGTCTGGCGGCCATGCCCGTGGCCGCGCGCCTGGCCGAAGAATCTACGCTGGTAAAAGGCCCTTACATCGGGCTGGCCATTTTTCTGGCTATTCTGGCCGGGGTTTTCTTTATGCTGAAGCTACCCGAGCTGGAAACCTTCACCGATGAAGAAGCCGATACCGCCGCCACGGCGCGGGGCTCCGCCCTGCACTATCCGCACCTGGTGCTGGGCGTAGTGGCTATTTTTCTGTACGTGGGTGTGGAAGTAGGCCTGGGCTCCTTCCTGATTCGTTATGGCGAATCACAGGGCATTCAGCAGCTCAGCGGCTTTACCCAGGCGCTGGTGCGTGGCCTGAATGTGGCCGTGAACTTTATTGCCGTTCTCCTGGGCCAGTCGCCGGCTCCTATTGATACCACGGTGGGCTTTACCAAAGCCGTGGGCGCGGTGCTGGTGGCTTCGTACTGGTTTGGCTCTTTGGTGGGCCGCGTGGTGGGCATCCCGCTCCTCGCCCGCCTCAACGACCGGAAAGCCTTGGCCTTTGTGTGCGCCGTGGGCGTACTGGCGGTGCTGGCCTCAGTCTTCACTTTCGGCGAAGCCGCCCTCTGGCTCATCGTGCTCTGCGGCCTGATGAACTCCATTATGTGGCCCGTTATTTTCCCGCTGGCCATCAAAGGCCTGGGGCCGCTTACCAAGCAAGGCTCTTCGTACCTGATTATGGCCATTGTGGGCGGCGCCATTGTGCCACTGCTCATGGGATGGGTAGCCACTCACGGCGGCGGCCTGCGCGTGGCCTTCCTGATTCCGGCTCTCTGCTACGCCTACCTGCTGTTCTACTCCCTGCGCGGCTACCGGGTGCGGTAA
- the murB gene encoding UDP-N-acetylmuramate dehydrogenase yields the protein MSSAPLLESNVSLRPYNTFGMEVKARLFARFTSVEELRALLALPEVQQAEKLVLGGGSNLLFTQDFDGVVLKNEIYGLEIIGQDEATDSALVRAGAGESWHGLVQYTLDQNLNGIENLSLIPGTVGAAPLQNIGAYGAELKDTFDHLEAVEISTGELHTFTHEQCGFGYRESVFKGPLKNRFIVTGVVLRLHRSHQPNVGYGAIKTTLQDMGIESEPTARQVSDAVISIRRSKLPDPAQIGNAGSFFKNPELSQQKFDELKARYADLPGYPVPGGVKVPAAWLIEQCGWKGQRRGPYGVHDRQALVLVNHGGAQGQDIRDLAYEIIASVREKFGVELHPEVNIL from the coding sequence ATGTCCTCGGCTCCCCTGCTTGAATCCAACGTTTCGCTTCGCCCCTACAACACGTTTGGCATGGAGGTGAAAGCGCGTTTGTTTGCCCGCTTCACGTCTGTGGAAGAGCTGCGGGCGCTGCTGGCTTTGCCGGAAGTACAACAGGCAGAGAAACTGGTTTTAGGCGGCGGCAGTAACCTACTTTTCACCCAGGATTTCGACGGCGTAGTGCTCAAAAACGAAATCTACGGGCTGGAGATTATCGGGCAGGACGAAGCTACGGACTCTGCCCTGGTGCGGGCCGGGGCCGGCGAGAGCTGGCACGGACTAGTGCAGTACACCCTGGACCAGAATCTGAACGGCATCGAAAACCTCTCCCTCATTCCCGGCACCGTAGGGGCCGCACCGCTGCAAAATATTGGCGCGTATGGCGCGGAGCTGAAGGATACCTTTGACCACCTGGAAGCCGTAGAAATCAGTACCGGCGAGCTGCATACGTTTACCCACGAGCAGTGCGGCTTCGGCTACCGAGAATCGGTATTTAAAGGCCCGTTGAAAAACCGGTTTATCGTGACGGGCGTGGTACTGCGCCTGCACCGCAGCCACCAGCCAAACGTGGGCTACGGGGCCATCAAAACCACCCTGCAGGACATGGGTATCGAGAGTGAGCCCACCGCCCGCCAGGTGAGCGACGCCGTTATCAGCATCCGGCGCAGCAAGCTCCCCGACCCCGCCCAGATTGGCAACGCGGGCAGCTTCTTCAAAAACCCTGAACTCTCTCAGCAGAAGTTCGACGAGCTAAAAGCCCGGTATGCCGACCTACCCGGCTACCCCGTGCCCGGCGGCGTGAAAGTGCCCGCCGCCTGGCTCATTGAGCAGTGCGGCTGGAAAGGCCAGCGCCGCGGCCCCTACGGCGTCCACGACCGGCAGGCGCTGGTGCTGGTAAACCACGGCGGCGCCCAGGGCCAGGATATCCGCGACCTGGCATATGAAATCATTGCCTCCGTGCGCGAGAAGTTTGGGGTGGAGCTGCACCCGGAGGTGAATATTCTGTAA
- a CDS encoding endonuclease MutS2: MILPHNFEQKIGFAQLRTMLDGLCLSALGRQFVAKMHFQTNTEQLQKLLLQTDEFRQLLNSGADFPSQHYHDVHPHLVRASLPGAYLDVPAFFAVKMSLRTIRQALVFFTQAEEGLYPTLRLLGIGVQVDRNLLAAMDKVVDDEGHVRDDASPLLRQIRQELINRQGQLRKQIAGILRHARQEGWVPEGAEPTIRGGRLVLPVIAEHKRRVKGLIHDESASGQTVFIEPEAVFELNNDIKDLENAFQRELIRILTALTDQLRPHIPDLRKAYQYLGLLDFVRAKAQLARQLEASLPTLSGRPLLRWRQVRHPLLHITFQNHPKDDPRKVVPLDVELTPERRILLISGPNAGGKSVAMKTVGLVQYMLQCGLLIPAGETSEAGMFDDIFLDIGDEQSLENDLSTYSSHLISMKQFVTLASKRSLVLIDEFGTGTEPALGGAIAEAVLEQLNRARAFGVITTHYTNLKNFAERTPGIVNGGMRYDPDQLQPLYRLEIGKPGSSFAIEIARKIGLPKQLVERASQLVGKDKIRYDRLLEGLEKEKTELENRTAEAAKAERRLKKAAQEYQDLKKYLDETTLDVLRDAKAKAKMLLKDTNQQIEATIQEIRLSQADKEKTKGAREKLDTFVREKLQIEPPKPKATRELAEAGTLKPGDKVALIGQEGHGEIMAVKGKTAEVSFGGMKTIVKIGLLEKLTRSEIREREKEAVRRAPAANASLDLTGRMSGFDTTLDLRGERAEDALHKVMAYVDDAIMLGIPEIKFLHGRGNGVLRQVVRDYLRSQRAIASVADEHADRGGDGATVAVLK, from the coding sequence TTGATTCTTCCCCATAATTTCGAACAAAAGATTGGTTTTGCGCAGCTGCGCACCATGCTGGATGGCTTGTGCCTGAGTGCCCTAGGCCGCCAGTTTGTGGCCAAAATGCACTTCCAGACCAATACCGAGCAGCTGCAGAAGCTGCTCCTGCAAACCGACGAGTTCCGCCAGCTGCTCAACTCCGGCGCCGACTTCCCCAGCCAGCACTACCACGACGTACACCCACACTTGGTGCGCGCCTCCCTGCCTGGGGCTTACCTGGATGTGCCCGCGTTTTTTGCCGTAAAAATGTCCCTGCGCACTATTCGGCAGGCGCTGGTTTTCTTTACCCAGGCCGAAGAAGGGCTGTACCCCACGCTGCGCCTGCTGGGCATTGGTGTGCAGGTTGACCGCAACCTGCTGGCCGCCATGGACAAAGTGGTGGATGATGAAGGCCACGTGCGCGACGATGCCTCCCCGCTGCTGCGCCAGATCCGGCAGGAGCTGATTAACCGCCAAGGCCAGCTGCGCAAGCAGATTGCCGGCATTCTGCGCCACGCCCGCCAGGAAGGCTGGGTGCCCGAAGGCGCCGAGCCCACCATTCGCGGTGGCCGCCTGGTGCTGCCCGTTATTGCCGAGCACAAGCGTCGCGTAAAAGGTCTGATTCACGATGAATCGGCCTCGGGCCAAACCGTATTTATTGAGCCGGAAGCGGTGTTCGAGCTGAACAACGACATTAAGGACCTTGAAAATGCCTTTCAGCGCGAGCTGATCCGTATTCTTACTGCCCTCACCGACCAGTTGCGCCCCCACATTCCCGATTTGCGCAAGGCCTATCAGTACCTGGGCCTGCTTGATTTTGTGCGGGCGAAGGCGCAATTGGCGCGGCAGCTGGAAGCCTCGCTGCCCACGCTGAGCGGCCGGCCGCTGCTGCGCTGGCGGCAGGTGCGCCACCCGCTTCTGCACATCACCTTCCAGAACCACCCCAAAGATGACCCGCGCAAAGTGGTGCCGCTGGACGTGGAATTGACGCCCGAACGCCGCATTCTGCTGATTTCCGGCCCGAACGCCGGGGGTAAATCCGTGGCCATGAAAACGGTGGGGCTGGTGCAGTATATGCTGCAGTGCGGCCTGCTGATTCCGGCCGGCGAAACCTCCGAGGCGGGTATGTTCGACGATATTTTCCTCGACATTGGTGACGAGCAGAGCCTGGAAAACGACCTGAGTACGTACTCCTCGCACCTGATCAGCATGAAGCAGTTCGTCACGCTGGCCAGCAAGCGCAGCCTGGTGCTGATTGATGAATTTGGTACCGGCACCGAGCCCGCGCTGGGTGGTGCTATTGCCGAGGCCGTGCTGGAGCAGCTGAACCGCGCCCGCGCGTTTGGCGTCATCACTACGCACTACACCAACCTGAAGAACTTTGCTGAGCGCACGCCCGGCATCGTGAACGGCGGCATGCGCTACGACCCAGACCAGCTGCAGCCGCTGTACCGGCTGGAAATTGGTAAGCCTGGCTCGTCGTTCGCCATCGAAATTGCCCGCAAAATTGGCCTGCCCAAGCAGCTAGTGGAGCGCGCCTCGCAGCTGGTGGGTAAAGATAAAATCCGCTACGACCGGCTGCTGGAAGGCCTGGAAAAGGAGAAAACCGAGCTGGAAAACCGCACCGCCGAAGCTGCCAAGGCCGAGCGGCGCCTGAAAAAAGCCGCTCAGGAATACCAGGACCTCAAGAAGTACCTCGACGAAACCACGCTCGATGTGCTGCGCGACGCCAAGGCCAAAGCCAAAATGCTGCTGAAGGATACCAATCAGCAGATTGAGGCCACCATCCAGGAAATTCGACTCTCGCAGGCCGATAAGGAAAAGACCAAAGGCGCCCGCGAAAAGCTGGATACGTTTGTGCGTGAGAAGCTCCAGATTGAGCCGCCCAAGCCCAAAGCCACCCGCGAGCTGGCCGAAGCCGGCACGCTCAAGCCCGGCGACAAAGTAGCGCTCATCGGGCAGGAAGGCCACGGCGAGATTATGGCGGTGAAAGGCAAAACGGCGGAGGTTTCCTTCGGCGGCATGAAGACCATTGTGAAGATTGGTCTGCTGGAAAAACTCACCCGTTCCGAGATTCGGGAGCGGGAGAAGGAGGCCGTGCGCCGTGCCCCGGCCGCCAACGCCAGCCTAGACCTCACCGGCCGTATGTCGGGCTTTGATACCACGCTGGACCTACGCGGCGAGCGGGCCGAAGACGCCCTGCACAAAGTAATGGCCTACGTGGACGATGCCATCATGCTGGGCATCCCGGAAATCAAGTTCCTGCACGGCCGCGGCAACGGCGTCCTGCGCCAGGTAGTCCGCGACTACCTCCGCAGCCAGCGCGCCATTGCCAGCGTGGCTGATGAACACGCGGATAGGGGTGGAGATGGGGCAACGGTAGCGGTGTTGAAGTAA
- a CDS encoding TIGR02757 family protein — MNHEQIKSRLEEWYHRYNQPDFISADPISIPHSFSQRPDIEISGLFAALLAWGQRKTIINKCRELMQRMDNAPHQFILHHSDEDLKGLLGFCHRTFCDTDLLYFVHWLQWFYQQHDTLEDAFLHGSTQKERLENFHNLFFSLEDAPQRTRKHIATPARGSACKRINMYLRWMVRKDENGVDFGLWQRMKPADLICPIDVHVERQARMLGLLKREQVDWRAAEELTENLRLFDANDPVKYDFSLFGLGVSGGKQSEES, encoded by the coding sequence TTGAATCACGAACAAATAAAAAGCCGGCTGGAAGAGTGGTATCACCGCTACAACCAGCCGGATTTCATTTCCGCCGACCCCATCAGCATTCCGCATAGCTTCTCGCAGCGGCCGGATATTGAAATCAGTGGGCTGTTTGCTGCCTTGCTGGCCTGGGGTCAGCGCAAAACCATTATCAATAAGTGCCGGGAGCTGATGCAGCGCATGGATAATGCGCCGCACCAATTCATTCTGCATCATTCCGATGAGGACTTAAAGGGCCTGTTGGGCTTCTGTCACCGCACCTTCTGCGACACCGACCTGCTATACTTCGTGCATTGGCTGCAGTGGTTCTACCAGCAGCACGATACCCTGGAAGATGCGTTCTTGCACGGCAGCACCCAAAAGGAGCGCCTCGAAAACTTCCACAACCTGTTTTTCTCCCTTGAAGATGCGCCCCAGCGCACGCGCAAGCACATTGCCACGCCCGCCCGCGGCTCAGCCTGCAAGCGCATCAATATGTACCTGCGCTGGATGGTGCGTAAGGATGAAAACGGAGTCGATTTCGGCCTCTGGCAGCGCATGAAGCCAGCGGACCTGATTTGCCCCATTGATGTGCACGTAGAGCGCCAGGCCCGGATGCTGGGCTTATTAAAGCGGGAGCAGGTAGACTGGCGCGCCGCCGAGGAACTCACCGAAAATTTACGGCTGTTTGATGCGAATGACCCCGTGAAGTATGACTTCTCGCTGTTTGGGTTGGGGGTGTCCGGAGGAAAGCAATCTGAAGAGAGTTAA
- a CDS encoding LysM peptidoglycan-binding domain-containing protein: MIRFWLPFAAFVLAGFSASATSISVLPADSIGVEYQHNKLLIKHRVSPGETLYGLARRYKVPVEDILAANPKVKGALLSGQIVLVPRTRVLLAPAATTAAVRRPAASAAATKGLATDARGNRVYKVKPGQTLYSIASRFGVSTHTLIRQNRLPASGTVNSGQTLIIIPADQQAAPRPAVATVKPAAPASVSAPEPVTALPAHTPAPLPANRPERETAPVAKEVAVAKDEPKKEEPKSKEPAHDEAATASTAKPEEERGPERANEVIRRVTESGLAAVIPNTTSVKYLALHKTAPVGTIVQVRNIMNNVSVYVRVIGQLPDTGENSNILIRLSPRAVQMLSTPDARFRVETSYMP, encoded by the coding sequence ATGATTCGTTTTTGGTTGCCGTTCGCCGCGTTCGTACTCGCTGGTTTTTCCGCCTCTGCTACATCCATTTCGGTATTGCCAGCTGACTCCATTGGGGTGGAGTATCAGCATAATAAATTGCTGATTAAGCATCGGGTGTCGCCCGGTGAAACCCTGTATGGCCTGGCCCGGCGCTATAAAGTGCCGGTAGAAGATATTTTAGCGGCAAACCCCAAAGTGAAAGGGGCTTTGCTCTCCGGCCAGATTGTGCTGGTGCCCCGCACGCGGGTGCTGCTGGCCCCGGCGGCCACTACAGCGGCGGTGAGACGCCCGGCCGCTTCCGCTGCCGCCACAAAAGGCCTGGCTACCGATGCCCGCGGTAACCGCGTGTATAAAGTGAAGCCCGGGCAAACGCTCTATTCCATTGCCAGCCGCTTTGGCGTTTCCACCCATACGCTTATTCGGCAAAACCGCCTGCCAGCCAGCGGCACCGTTAATTCTGGCCAAACCCTGATTATTATTCCGGCCGACCAACAGGCCGCTCCCCGGCCGGCCGTGGCCACGGTAAAGCCCGCGGCTCCTGCTTCGGTATCGGCCCCCGAGCCGGTAACGGCCCTGCCTGCGCATACACCTGCTCCGCTGCCAGCCAACCGCCCCGAGCGGGAAACTGCGCCAGTGGCAAAGGAAGTGGCAGTAGCGAAGGACGAACCCAAAAAAGAAGAACCCAAAAGCAAAGAGCCCGCCCACGACGAAGCTGCTACCGCTTCTACCGCTAAGCCCGAGGAAGAGCGCGGCCCGGAGCGCGCCAACGAGGTGATTCGCCGCGTAACGGAAAGTGGGCTGGCGGCTGTTATTCCCAATACGACTTCGGTTAAGTACCTGGCGCTGCACAAAACGGCCCCGGTGGGCACCATTGTGCAGGTGCGCAACATCATGAACAATGTGTCGGTGTACGTGCGCGTAATCGGCCAACTGCCCGATACGGGGGAAAACAGCAACATTCTTATCCGCCTCTCGCCGCGGGCCGTGCAAATGCTGTCTACGCCCGATGCACGCTTCCGGGTAGAAACGTCTTACATGCCCTAA